The following nucleotide sequence is from Photobacterium gaetbulicola Gung47.
GTGCATTATCTTACTTGAATGAAGTAGAATTGACAGGAGTGATTCCAGATTATGTTATTGGTCATAGTGTTGGCGAATACTCAGCACTTTTTGCTTCAGGTTTACTCGATTTTGAAACAGCGATTCGGTTGGTAATAAAACGAGGGCAATTGATGAGTAAGGCTGAAAATGGAGCAATGGCCGCCATAATTGGGCTTAATAAAGATAAAGTTAACAAGATTTTAAAGCAGAATAAAATTAATAGTGTTTGGGTTGCCAATGACAATTCTTCTTTACAGGTAGTGATAAGTGGTGAGCAACAGATTGTACCAGAACTGTCATCACTTTTTTTAAATAACGGTGCTACGTATTTTGTACCTTTGAAAGTGAGTGGTGCTTTTCATTCACCATTGATGAAAACTGCTAAGGATGAATTTACTCACGCGCTGGATGAAGCCCGCTTAAACAGCATATGCATTCCAGCTATTTCAAATGTTAACGCAAGACCTTATGCAAAGCAGCGAGTAAAGCTATTGTTATCGGAACAAATTACGGGCCAAGTTAGATGGTTAGAGTCTATTGAATACTTATTGAGCATTGGCGAGTTTGAGTTTAAGGAATTAGGGCCAGGAAGTGTGTTGACTAAGTTAGTGAATAATATTAAAAATGAGTATAAGGTAAGTGCCTGTCAATAAGGTTTACGGATGTTCTTAGAGGTTATTAAGGCGATTAAAGGTCAATTTATTAATTACTGTTATCTAATAATTGATAAAAAGCAAAAAATCGCTATCGCGGTAGATCCTGTCTGGGATGAAAAGGTTTTTAAACAGTATTTAGAGTTTCATGATGTCAGGTTAGCAGCAATATTGCTAACTCATCATCACTTAGACCATAGTTCTTTGTCTGATCAGTTAGCAAGAAAGCACAATGTCCCTGTGTTTATGTCAAAAAAAGAAGCAGAATATTATAATTTTTCTTGTTATGGTCTTTTACCATTAGAGCGTGATAGCGATTTTACTATTGGATCTACAAAAGTAGAGTTTATCAATACACCAGGACATACTTTTGGCAGCCTTTGCTATTTAATTAATATACCATTTGTTAATCAAAGTTGGTTGTTCAGTGGTGATACACTATTTGCTGAAGGTTGTGGTGTTTGTATCGAGAGAGGTAGTAGCCCAGAGCAACTTTTCGATAGCTTGCAAAAATTGAAAGAAATTTGTACTGAATCGACAAAAGTTTATCCTGGTCATAGTTTTGGTCTAGATGTTGGACAGGCTTATAAGGTTGTACAAGATAATAATCTTTACATGTCAATTACGGATAAAAGTGTCTTCGTCCAATTTAGAAGAAAGTCTGATGTTAAGAATGCATTTAATTTTGTATAGAACTTACTTTAAATACATGGTGCATACCATCATTGATGATATATAAAGATCGATTAGATATGTTTTTGAGCTTGAGGTTGAATTCATGAGGATTCGATATCGAAATTAACTATTTGATAATAATAGCGTCTTGCTATAGGATTATTAGAGTTAGCAAGACGCTGCAATATCTATATTTATATCTAGAATTTTCGGTTGTATTAGGCCTTTGCTGATAGCAATAGCAACAGTATGTTGTCGATTGCATGCACCTAGTTTAGTGGCTGAGTTGTTTAAGTGAAAACCTACTGTTCTTTCAGTAATTTTTAAGATTTGTGCAATTTCCCAAGTTGTTTTACCTTCACAAACCCAAAATAGACACTCCTTTTCTCGATTAGTAAGTTCGGTTTCGGGCTCTTGTACACTTTCGATGGATAATAAACTTCTGAAAGTTTCAAATAGATGCATAGAAAATGTATGTGCGTATGGTAGAATTTTGTTCAATTGTTTGACACTTGCATGAGTGCAGTTGTCAACA
It contains:
- a CDS encoding putative BaeB (COG0491), yielding MFLEVIKAIKGQFINYCYLIIDKKQKIAIAVDPVWDEKVFKQYLEFHDVRLAAILLTHHHLDHSSLSDQLARKHNVPVFMSKKEAEYYNFSCYGLLPLERDSDFTIGSTKVEFINTPGHTFGSLCYLINIPFVNQSWLFSGDTLFAEGCGVCIERGSSPEQLFDSLQKLKEICTESTKVYPGHSFGLDVGQAYKVVQDNNLYMSITDKSVFVQFRRKSDVKNAFNFV
- a CDS encoding hypothetical protein (COG0331); translated protein: MTVYMFPGQGSQYKGMGKDLFDKYPEFLDKADSFLGYSVRDLCLDDIGDKLNNTQYTQPALFVVSALSYLNEVELTGVIPDYVIGHSVGEYSALFASGLLDFETAIRLVIKRGQLMSKAENGAMAAIIGLNKDKVNKILKQNKINSVWVANDNSSLQVVISGEQQIVPELSSLFLNNGATYFVPLKVSGAFHSPLMKTAKDEFTHALDEARLNSICIPAISNVNARPYAKQRVKLLLSEQITGQVRWLESIEYLLSIGEFEFKELGPGSVLTKLVNNIKNEYKVSACQ